In Erigeron canadensis isolate Cc75 chromosome 1, C_canadensis_v1, whole genome shotgun sequence, a single window of DNA contains:
- the LOC122608593 gene encoding peptidyl-tRNA hydrolase ICT1, mitochondrial — protein sequence MAGVMAAGMMGVLRMGIFRWPSPGTLLWNAPRGVLFLSPRRPISYSPFRCAAASDSNGGGNKKASTRLSQVQQQMREAIERSAGANEPIPKVTLDQVTVSFARSGGPGGQNVNKVNTKVDMRFNVQAAHWLSQRVRDKILQMEKNRINKDGELVISSTKTRTQKGNIEDALEKIQAIIEAASYVPPPPSEEQVKKITKLAAAAEHKRLQNKKVLSQKKALRRSRDSYD from the exons ATGGCAGGGGTAATGGCGGCTGGAATGATGGGGGTGTTAAGGATGGGAATATTCCGATGGCCATCACCCGGGACACTCCTTTGGAACGCCCCAAGGGGGGTTCTCTTTCTTTCACCCCGCCGTCCAATCAGCTACAGTCCCTTTCGATGCGCAGCGGCTTCAGATTCCAACGGAGGAGGAAATAAGAAGGCGTCGACGCGGCTGTCACAGGTTCAACAGCAAATGCGCGAAGCCATAGAAAGGTCTGCTGGAGCCAATGAACCCATTCCTAAAGTTACCTTAG ATCAGGTTACTGTGAGCTTTGCTAGGAGTGGCGGACCTGGTGGTCAAAATGTGAACAAAg TTAACACTAAGGTGGATATGAGATTTAATGTCCAGGCAGCACATTGGCTAAGTCAGAGAGTTAGAGACAAAATCCTACAGATG GAAAAGAATCGAATCAATAAAGATGGTGAGCTTGTGATATCCTCCACAAAGACCAGAACACAGAA GGGTAACATTGAGGATGCCCTGGAGAAAATACAG GCTATCATTGAGGCTGCTTCATATGTCCCACCACCTCCATCAGAAGAACAAGTAAAGAAAATCACTAAATT AGCTGCTGCAGCAGAGCACAAAAGGCTTCAGAATAAGAAGGTCCTTTCGCAGAAGAAAGCATTGAGAAGAAGCCGTGACAGTTATGACTAG
- the LOC122585330 gene encoding transcription initiation factor TFIID subunit 7-like, producing the protein MEEQFVLRVPPSVAERIERLLNETGSDDKSLDLSFSEDGRSGSFVIGNDSFPASLLDLPTILESYKTYDDNNLIKTTDVGQMIMVREEGDIGPDVVEYRHGLTPPMKDARRRRFRREPDLNPELVERVEKDLLNIMNGGTAENIDVDMTEQDEVGDESARNTMKQAAPPPAANPDVSEAVTNAGEPERSDSDESDYSI; encoded by the exons ATGGAAGAGCAGTTTGTACTGAGAGTGCCACCATCCGTGGCGGAGCGAATAGAACGCCTGCTTAACGAAACCGGTTCCGATGACAAGTCCCTTGATTTATCATTCTCTG AGGATGGGAGGAGTGGCTCTTTTGTTATAGGCAACGATAGTTTTCCGGCTTCCCTTTTGGACCTTCCTACTATTTTGGAATCATACAAAACTTATGATGACAATAATCTTATCAAGACAACCGATGTTGGCCAA ATGATTATGGTTAGAGAAGAGGGTGATATTGGTCCGGATGTGGTGGAGTATCGTCATGGTCTTACCCCACCAATGAAAGATGCTCGAAGGCGGAGATTTCGCAGGGAGCCTGATCTAAAt CCTGAACTTGTTGAACGAGTTGAGAAAGATCTGCTTAACATCATGAATGGTGGAACTGCTGAAAATATTG ATGTGGATATGACCGAGCAAGATGAAGTTGGTGATGAGAGTGCTCGTAACACTATGAAGCAAGCAGCACCACCACCTGCAGCAAACCCAGATGTTTCAGAGGCTGTCACAAATGCTGGGGAACCTGAGAGAAGTGATTCTGATGAATCTGATTATTCAATTTGA